Proteins from a single region of Pseudodesulfovibrio portus:
- the clpB gene encoding ATP-dependent chaperone ClpB → MDPNTFTKKTQDAVSEAQNLAIRNGHQQIDCEHLMHALVAQDQGLAGQILRKLGIAPDAYLGAVDAEIAKMPSVSGPGARPDQIMITPRMQKTLVAADDMRKRMKDEYVSVEHVFVALMDEGSNTGVGRVNKQFSLDKNKVLGALEEVRGKQRVTSDNPEATYDSLKKYGRDLVEEARSGKLDPVIGRDSEIRRVIRILSRRTKNNPVLIGEAGVGKTAIAEGLAQRIVNEDVPEGLKNKTVFSLDMSALIAGAKYRGEFEERLKAVLKEVAESAGQIIMFIDEMHTIVGAGKTDGAMDAGNILKPMLARGELHCIGATTIDEYRKYIEKDPALERRFQTVLVEEPNVEDTISILRGLRERFEVHHGVRIADSAIVEAAVLSNRYITDRQLPDKAIDLIDEAAALIRTEIDSQPYELDKANRQIMQLEIEREALKRESDKASRERLTGLEKKLAEIKEHQAALLAQWENEKSGIERLRSIKEAIETTRREIDEAKRVHDYNRAAELEYGRLNTLEKDLEERNRELESGDTQRMVKEEVGPDDVAQVIARWTGIPVSRLMEGEREKLLKLADVLHERVIGQDQAVQAVADAVLRARAGLKDPSRPIGSFIFLGPTGVGKTELCKTLASALFDTEENMVRIDMSEYMEKHTVARLIGAPPGYIGYDEGGQLTEAVRRKPYSVILFDEIEKAHHDVFNVLLQILDDGRLTDSHGRTVDFKNTIVIMTSNLGAEYMLDGIDETGEFKVGVEDQVMEVLRRHFRPEFLNRVDETVLFRPLSREQLIGIIDLLAAGLRSRLEDRKITLELTDKAKSFIAASAYDPSFGARPLHRYLQANLETPLARLLIGGELEEGATVTVDEKDGGLVFE, encoded by the coding sequence TAGATTGTGAACACCTCATGCACGCCCTGGTGGCGCAGGATCAGGGGCTGGCAGGCCAGATTCTGCGAAAGCTGGGCATTGCGCCCGACGCCTATCTGGGCGCCGTCGACGCCGAGATCGCCAAGATGCCGAGCGTGTCCGGTCCCGGGGCGCGCCCGGACCAGATCATGATCACGCCGCGCATGCAGAAGACGTTGGTTGCGGCCGACGACATGCGCAAGCGCATGAAGGACGAGTACGTGTCCGTGGAACACGTCTTCGTGGCCCTCATGGACGAGGGATCGAACACGGGCGTGGGCCGCGTGAACAAGCAGTTTTCCCTGGACAAGAACAAGGTCCTCGGGGCGCTGGAAGAGGTGCGCGGCAAGCAGCGCGTGACCTCGGACAATCCCGAGGCGACCTACGATTCGCTCAAGAAGTACGGCCGCGACCTGGTGGAGGAGGCCCGTTCAGGCAAGCTCGATCCGGTCATCGGCCGCGACTCCGAGATTCGCCGCGTCATCCGCATCCTGTCGCGGCGCACCAAGAACAACCCGGTGCTCATCGGCGAGGCGGGCGTGGGCAAGACGGCCATCGCGGAAGGGCTGGCCCAGCGCATCGTCAATGAGGACGTGCCCGAGGGCCTCAAGAACAAGACCGTGTTTTCCCTGGACATGTCCGCGCTCATCGCCGGGGCCAAGTACCGTGGCGAGTTCGAGGAACGGCTCAAGGCCGTGCTCAAGGAGGTGGCCGAGTCCGCCGGGCAGATCATCATGTTCATCGACGAGATGCACACCATCGTGGGCGCGGGCAAGACCGACGGGGCCATGGACGCTGGCAACATCCTCAAGCCCATGCTGGCGCGCGGCGAGCTGCACTGCATCGGCGCGACCACCATCGACGAATACCGCAAATACATCGAGAAGGACCCGGCGTTGGAGCGCCGTTTCCAGACGGTGCTGGTGGAAGAGCCCAACGTGGAGGACACCATTTCCATCCTGCGGGGGCTGCGGGAGCGGTTCGAGGTGCACCACGGCGTGCGCATCGCGGACAGTGCCATCGTGGAGGCCGCCGTGCTCTCCAACCGGTACATCACCGACCGGCAGCTCCCGGACAAGGCCATCGACCTCATCGACGAGGCCGCAGCCCTGATCCGCACCGAGATCGATTCCCAGCCCTATGAGCTGGACAAGGCCAATCGCCAGATCATGCAGCTCGAGATCGAGCGCGAGGCCCTCAAGCGCGAGTCGGACAAGGCGTCCCGCGAGCGGCTCACGGGGTTGGAGAAGAAGCTGGCGGAGATCAAGGAACATCAGGCTGCGCTGCTCGCCCAGTGGGAGAACGAAAAGTCCGGCATCGAGCGGCTTCGCTCCATCAAGGAGGCCATCGAGACCACCCGGCGCGAGATAGACGAGGCCAAGCGCGTGCACGACTACAACCGCGCCGCCGAACTGGAATACGGTCGCCTCAATACCCTTGAAAAGGACCTTGAAGAGCGCAACCGGGAACTGGAATCCGGGGACACGCAACGCATGGTCAAGGAGGAGGTCGGCCCGGACGACGTCGCCCAGGTCATCGCCAGGTGGACCGGCATCCCGGTCTCCAGGCTCATGGAAGGGGAGCGCGAGAAGCTGCTCAAGCTGGCCGACGTGCTCCACGAGCGGGTCATCGGCCAGGACCAGGCCGTGCAGGCCGTGGCCGACGCGGTGCTGCGCGCCCGTGCGGGCCTCAAGGACCCGAGCAGGCCCATCGGTTCGTTCATCTTCCTCGGCCCCACCGGCGTGGGCAAGACCGAGCTGTGCAAGACCCTGGCTTCGGCCCTGTTCGACACCGAGGAGAACATGGTGCGCATCGACATGTCCGAGTACATGGAGAAGCATACCGTGGCCCGGCTCATCGGCGCGCCTCCGGGTTACATCGGCTATGACGAGGGCGGCCAGCTCACCGAGGCCGTGCGCCGCAAGCCGTATTCGGTCATCCTGTTCGACGAGATCGAGAAGGCGCACCACGACGTGTTCAACGTCCTGCTGCAGATTCTCGACGACGGCAGATTGACCGACTCTCACGGCCGTACCGTTGATTTCAAGAACACCATCGTCATCATGACCTCCAACCTCGGGGCCGAGTACATGCTCGACGGCATCGACGAGACCGGGGAGTTCAAGGTGGGCGTGGAAGATCAGGTGATGGAGGTCCTGCGCCGCCATTTCCGGCCCGAGTTCCTCAACCGGGTGGACGAGACCGTGCTCTTCAGGCCGCTGTCGAGGGAACAGCTCATCGGCATCATCGACCTGCTGGCGGCGGGGCTGCGTTCCCGGCTGGAAGACCGCAAGATCACGCTCGAACTCACTGACAAGGCCAAGTCCTTCATCGCGGCTTCCGCCTACGACCCGAGCTTCGGGGCGCGCCCGCTGCACCGGTATCTCCAGGCCAACCTGGAGACCCCGCTGGCCCGCCTGCTCATCGGCGGCGAGCTGGAGGAGGGGGCCACGGTGACCGTGGACGAGAAGGACGGTGGACTGGTTTTCGAGTAA
- a CDS encoding transporter substrate-binding domain-containing protein, producing the protein MAAPVVHGRDLRAKAEMPTLVVVHSDNTPPLSFKGMNFTPKGLVLDFWKAWSVQTGIGVTVVQTDWPNSLRMMREGTADVHGGLYYTESRDAFLDFSIPILKQKATLFVRADLDITDISDLRGRYVGVLEQGYSQSWLREHYPELKRKPYKNSRHMVEGARAGEVDGLLTEYATLVYQLGSTGQSRDFVPLQSLYEETLKAAVAQGRADLLELVDQGIRDMGEEQRRKIYERWIIPDDALPGWLWPAAGAGLIALIIGLAAVFSGGLRRE; encoded by the coding sequence ATGGCGGCGCCGGTTGTCCATGGTCGCGACCTTCGGGCAAAGGCGGAGATGCCCACTCTGGTCGTCGTCCATTCCGACAATACCCCGCCGCTTTCCTTCAAGGGCATGAACTTCACCCCCAAGGGGCTGGTGTTGGATTTCTGGAAGGCGTGGTCCGTGCAGACCGGCATAGGCGTCACGGTCGTGCAGACGGATTGGCCCAACTCCCTGAGGATGATGCGGGAGGGGACCGCCGACGTGCACGGGGGGCTCTATTACACAGAGAGCCGTGACGCCTTTCTCGACTTTTCCATCCCGATCCTGAAGCAGAAGGCGACGCTGTTCGTGCGCGCCGACCTGGACATTACGGACATCTCGGATCTCCGGGGCCGATACGTGGGCGTACTGGAACAGGGGTATTCCCAATCCTGGCTCAGGGAGCACTATCCGGAACTCAAGCGCAAGCCGTACAAAAACTCCCGGCATATGGTAGAGGGTGCCCGGGCGGGCGAGGTGGATGGACTGCTGACCGAGTACGCGACGTTGGTTTACCAGCTCGGCTCCACGGGGCAGTCCAGGGACTTCGTGCCCCTGCAGAGCCTCTACGAGGAGACCCTCAAGGCCGCTGTCGCACAGGGCAGGGCCGATCTCCTGGAGTTGGTGGATCAGGGCATCCGGGACATGGGCGAAGAGCAGCGACGGAAGATTTACGAGCGCTGGATCATTCCCGACGACGCCCTTCCCGGATGGCTGTGGCCCGCTGCGGGCGCCGGGTTGATTGCGCTCATCATCGGCCTGGCGGCGGTGTTTTCGGGCGGTCTGCGGCGCGAATAG